The Helianthus annuus cultivar XRQ/B chromosome 16, HanXRQr2.0-SUNRISE, whole genome shotgun sequence genome includes a window with the following:
- the LOC110920505 gene encoding V-type proton ATPase 16 kDa proteolipid subunit, with translation MSSTFSGDETAPFFGFLGAAAALVFSCMGAAYGTAKSGVGVASMGVMRPELVMKSIVPVVMAGVLGIYGLIIAVIISTGINPKAKSYYLFDGYAHLSSGLACGLAGLSAGMAIGIVGDAGVRANAQQPKLFVGMILILIFAEALALYGLIVGIILSSRAGQSRAD, from the exons ATGTCTTCAACATTCTCCGGCGATGAGACGGCTCCGTTCTTTGGCTTTCTCGGTGCCGCAGCTGCTCTAGTTTTCTCCT GCATGGGGGCGGCATATGGGACGGCCAAGAGTGGTGTTGGAGTGGCGTCAATGGGAGTGATGAGGCCGGAATTGGTGATGAAGTCGATTGTGCCCGTGGTTATGGCTGGAGTGTTAGGTATCTACGGGTTGATCATAGCAGTTATTATCAGTACCGGGATTAACCCCAAGGCCAAATCTTATTATCTCTTTGATGGATACGCTCATCTTTCTTCCGGTCTTGCTTGTGGCCTTGCTGGTCTTTCGGCTGGCATGGCCATTGGAATCGTTGGTGATGCTGGTGTCAG GGCCAATGCACAACAACCAAAACTATTTGTTGGGATGATCCTGATTCTCATTTTTGCGGAAGCTCTGGCTCTCTATGGTCTAATCGTTGGCATCATCCTTTCTTCTCGTGCGGGTCAGTCCCGAGCCGACTAG